One part of the Vitis riparia cultivar Riparia Gloire de Montpellier isolate 1030 chromosome 8, EGFV_Vit.rip_1.0, whole genome shotgun sequence genome encodes these proteins:
- the LOC117920785 gene encoding sucrose-phosphatase 1-like yields MDRLNNPARLMIVSDLDHTMVDHHDSENLSLLRFNALWEANYRHDSLLVFSTGRSPTLYKQLRKEKPMLTPDITIMSVGTEITYGNSMVPDNGWVQFLNQKWDKNIVMEETRKFPELKLQSETEQRPHKVSFYVDKDKARDVMRALSELLEKRGLDVKIIYSGGMDLDILSQGAGKGQALAYLLKKFKAEGKLPNNTLVCGDSGNDAELFSIPDVYGVMVSNAQEELLQWHAENAKNNPKIIHATERCASGIIQAIGQFSLGPNTSPRDLKCSSECKMEDTNPGHEIVKFYLFYERWRRAEVENSDQSLEKLKAVCYPSGVFIHPSGVERPLHDCISAMKNCYGDKRKSLRVWVDRVSSAQISSDTWLVKFDKWELSGEEWQCCMTTVILRSRAASLSDGFTWMHVHQTWLEGSGAKDQTNWLF; encoded by the exons ATGGATCGCCTCAACAATCCTGCTCGTCTCATGATAGTTTCAGATCTTGATCATACAATG GTTGATCATCACGATTCCGAGAATCTTTCTTTGCTTAGGTTTAATGCCTTATGGGAAGCCAACTATCGACATGATTCTCTACTAGTTTTCTCAACTGGAAGGTCACCTACCCTTTACAAACAGTTGAGGAAAGAGAAACCCATGTTAACCCCGGATATAACAATAATGTCTGTGGGAACTGAGATAACATATGGAAACTCAATGGTCCCGGATAATGGTTGGGTTCAATTTCTAAATCAGAAATGGGATAAGAACATAGTCATGGAGGAAACAAGAAAGTTTCCAGAACTAAAACTTCAG TCAGAAACAGAGCAACGACCCCACAAGGTTAGCTTTTATGTTGATAAAGATAAGGCTCGGGATGTGATGAGGGCTCTTTCGGAACTATTGGAAAAACGTGGG TTGGATGTCAAAATAATTTACAGTGGGGGGATGGACTTGGATATATTATCCCAAGGTGCTGGAAAAGGACAAGCTCTTGCATATTTGCTAAAGAAGTTTAAGGCTGAGGGGAAACTGCCAAACAACACTCTTGTTTGTGGTGACTCTGGAAATGATGCTGAACTTTTCAGCATTCCTGACGTTTATGGGGTCATG GTGAGCAATGCCCAGGAAGAGTTGTTGCAGTGGCATGctgaaaatgctaaaaataaccCTAAGATAATCCATGCAACTGAAAGGTGTGCATCAGGGATCATACAAGCAATTGGTCAGTTTAGCCTAGGTCCAAATACATCTCCAAGAGATCTGAAATGCTCCTCAGAATGTAAGATGGAAGACACCAATCCTGGTCATGAAATAGTGAAATTTTACTTGTTCTATGAGAGATGGAGGCGTGCAGaagttgagaattctgatcagTCTCTAGAAAAGCTGAAAGCAGTTTGT TATCCATCTGGTGTTTTTATTCACCCATCTGGTGTTGAGCGACCTCTTCATGATTGCATAAGTGCAATGAAAAACTGCTATGGTGACAAAAGAAAAAGCTTGCGGGTCTGGGTGGATCGGGTTTCATCTGCACAGATCAGTTCAGACACTTGGCTAGTGAAGTTTGATAAGTGGGAATTATCTG GTGAAGAATGGCAGTGTTGCATGACCACGGTTATATTAAGGTCCAGG GCCGCAAGTCTTTCGGATGGTTTCACTTGGATGCATGTGCATCAGACATGGCTGGAAGGCTCTGGTGCTAAAGATCAAACAAATTGGCTTTTCTAG